The segment GGTTGCTTTTTAGTGACCAGAAGAGTACCTTAGATACAATTCATAAAGTTGTTACTCTTTTAGTTGACATTCTAACGTTAAAAAGTTTTTTAAAAGGTAAAAAACCGGACGATATTCAGCCGCAAAATAACGGGTTTGTTATTATAGTTAAAGATCAAGCCAGCATTACTATTTCTGGCGATGTTTTTCAAATATATGGTCGGAATCTAGAGGTTAATAACCATATGGAAAAAATGTTTGATAAACTTGCTGAAAATCCAGAAGTTGAGGGATTTTTGTTAGACGCTAAAAACGCTGGTTCATTTCATGTAAAAAGTAATAGATTTCCCGATTTGGCCCAAAATAACGAAATGCTTGAAAGCGAAGAGCAAATCGAACTACTTCAAAATGTTAGTGTATCGATATTGAAGGTTGTTTTTCAAAGGAATAGAAAGTGGGAGTTTATTTTTCAGGGCAATAAGATATCGAGTTTTATAACGGATAACCAATTCTGGGATAAAGTTGATGCAGGAGTTCCATTTTCCAAAGGTGATATTTTAATTGTTGATTTAGAGGTTAATAAATCTTTTGACACAGAGCTAAATTGTTACGTAAACAAATCTTATAAGATAGTTAAGGTAATAAGCCATCGTCCAAGGACAATAAACACTAGGCAACTTGATATGTTTAATTAAAGTACCGTCCGAGGGGCTTTTAGTATGCATAATAATTAAATACAGTAATGTTCATTCATAGCAGAAAAGTCATCTTTTCTAATGGAACAGTTTACAAATGTTTGATTTATTGGTATAATAAAATGAATTCTTCTTGTTAGATCATATTTATCAATCAATATTAAAACGTAATCATATAGAGCAATATATATTAGTAACCGGAGATGGGCATTTCCACAGTGTAGTCGCCTATTTGAGGACATTTTTGGATAAAATAGTTGGAGTTTTTGCAGTTATGGGCTCATTTAGTGAACAATTAAAGAATTCAGCTACATGGTATGTTGATAAGGCCCGAGAATCGGGTAGGTGAATTTAGACCAAAAGTATTAGAAGTTATCCATTGGGCAGAAAGAAATAATTATATACCCTCATTTTCCCGTACAGTGGAAGGTGCAGCTAAGAGGTTTAAAGCCGATAAAGCTAAAATTTCGGCAGCTTTAAGTAATCTCATTAATGATGGATATATTAAACAGACGAACAAGACATTACCTAATGGGACAGAAATAAGAGCGTTGGAAGTTGATTGGGAGTTAGTTGCTAAACATAGAATATGGGATCCTAGTCAGGTTAATTAGTTAAAACTTGAAGAGGGATTATGTCTGCTAAAAATTTATTAATATAACAGAGCCTTCGGGCTCTTTTTTTGCAAAAGAAACCCTACTTTTGCCGAATTGTGGAAGGTGAAAGAGGGAGTGAAAGCTATGATGATAAAAGAATTGCAATGATAAATTGACAGCTACAGATATTTTGCTCAACAGACTATTCCACCAGCCACAAGAACCGTCCCCACGGATCGCGAACACGATCAGAGAGGGTCTGTCAATAATTTTGTGCTTTGCCCTTCTTCCGTCTGTTCATCGTAGGTGCGCTTTAACTTTGTCGGGGAAGTAAATAGACAGTTGTAGCAGAATTTGTCCCCAGTTTTGGATCCGGCCGGTCCATCTCTTCAAGA is part of the Synergistaceae bacterium genome and harbors:
- a CDS encoding NYN domain-containing protein, whose translation is MLDHIYQSILKRNHIEQYILVTGDGHFHSVVAYLRTFLDKIVGVFAVMGSFSEQLKNSATWYVDKARESGR